The following proteins come from a genomic window of Musa acuminata AAA Group cultivar baxijiao chromosome BXJ1-7, Cavendish_Baxijiao_AAA, whole genome shotgun sequence:
- the LOC103992734 gene encoding glutamate synthase 1 [NADH], chloroplastic isoform X1, protein MAAVPGSAIKLQNQSVALPSVVNHKRNVCRGGRAARFAAYRRAQAVSLESQFLGAKLRASERVQRWRIDGPGRSPKLRVVSPSMALSQVPEKPLGLYDPSFDKDSCGVGFIAELSGEYSRKTVADSLEMLVRMAHRGACGCETNTGDGAGILVALPHGFFKEVTEDIGIQLPPPGQYAVGMFFLPTDDSRRKESKIVFTKVAESLGHVVLGWRPVPTDNRDLGESARQTEPLIEQVFLTPSPRSSADFEQQMYILRRVSMVAIRAALNLQHGGARDFYICSLSSRTVVYKGQLKPVQLKDYYYADLGDERFTSYMALVHSRFSTNTFPSWDRAQPMRVLGHNGEINTLRGNVNWMKAREGLLKCKELGLSKNEMKKLLPIVDASSSDSGAFDGVLELLVRAGRSLPEAVMMMIPEAWQNDKNMDPDRKALYEYFSALMEPWDGPALISFTDGRYLGATLDRNGLRPGRFYITHSGRVIMASEVGVVDIPPADVLRKGRLNPGMMLLVDFENRTVVDDEALKKQYSQARPYREWLKRQKICLDDIVNSIPKSDMIPPNIFGTVPSQNHDEDMENMGIRGLLAPLKAFGYTVEALDMLLLPMAKDATEALGSMGNDAPLAVMSNREKLSFEYFKQMFAQVTNPPIDPIREKIVTSMECMVGPEGDLTETTEEQCHRLSLKGPLLSIDEMESIKMMNYRGWRSKVLDITYPKKHGRKGLEETLNRICLEARAAIREGYTTLVLSDRGFSSERVAVSSLLAVGAVHQHLVSTLERTRIGLLVESAEPREVHHFCTLVGFGADAICPYLAMEAIWRLQIDGKIPPRVDGEFHSREDLVKRYFKASNYGMMKVLAKMGISTLASYKGAQIFEALGLSSEVIEKCFKGTPSRVEGATFEMLAGDALCLHELAFPTRALPLGSAEALALPNPGDYHWRKGGEVHLNDPLAIAKLQEAARANSVAAYKEYSRRIQELNKTCNLRGILKFKDVAEKVPLDEVESASEIVKRFCTGAMSYGSISLEAHSTLAIAMNKIGGKSNTGEGGEQPARMEPLSDGSRNPKRSAIKQVASGRFGVTSYYLTNADELQIKMAQGAKPGEGGELPGHKVIGDIAVTRNSTAGVGLISPPPHHDIYSIEDLAQLIHDLKNSNPGARISVKLVSEAGVGVIASGVVKGHADHVLISGHDGGTGASRWTGIKNAGLPWELGLAETHQTLVANDLRGRTVLQTDGQLKTGRDVAIAALLGAEEFGFSTAPLITLGCIMMRKCHKNTCPVGIATQDPVLREKFAGEPEHVINFFFMLAEEVREIMSQLGFRTINEMVGRADMLEIDKEVAKSNEKLGNIDLSLLLRPAADIRPGVAQYCIQKQDHGLEMALDQDLITSSKAALEKGLPVYVETPIRNVNRAVGTMLSHEVTKQYQLKGLPSDTIHIKLVGSAGQSLGAFLCPGITLELEGDSNDYVGKGLSGGKIVVYPPRESQFDPSENIVVGNVALYGATSGEAYFNGMAAERFCVRNSGARAVVEGVGDHGCEYMTGGTVVILGKTGRNFAAGMSGGIAYVFDVDGMFHTKCNPELVDLEKIEDGEDITTLRMMIQQHQRHTSSVLAREVLSNFDSLLPKFVKVFPRDYKRIVQNLKIEQAAKESEEQEEKELMEKDAFEELKKMAAASLNGKKAEGLAAAKRPTQVDNAVKHRGFIAYERQGISYRDPNDRIKDWKEVATESKPGPLMKTQSARCMDCGTPFCHQENSGCPLGNKIPEFNELVHQNRWREALDRLLETNNFPEFTGRVCPAPCEGSCVLGIIENPVSIKSIECAIIDKAFEEGWMVPRPPQKRTGKRVAIVGSGPAGLAAADQLNKMGHLVTVYERADRIGGLMMYGVPNMKADKVDVVQRRVDLMTREGINFMVNANVGVDPMYSLNHLRAENDAIVLACGATKPRDLPVPGRELSGVHFAMEFLHANTKSLLDSNLQDGKYLSAKGKKVVVIGGGDTGTDCIATSIRHGCTNMINLELLPEPPQKRAPGNPWPQWPRIFRVDYGHQEASAKFGKDPRSYEVLTKRFVGDKSGVVKGLEVVRVHWAKDSSGKFQFEEIKGSEEIIEADLVLLAMGFLGPESTIADQLGLERDNRSNFKAEYGRFSTSVDGVFAAGDCRRGQSLVVWAINEGRQTASQVDKYLMKDVNTCSKENPVSSEDLVHRVTA, encoded by the exons ATGGCGGCGGTCCCAGGTTCGGCCATCAAACTCCAGAATCAGTCGGTGGCTCTCCCTTCCGTTGTCAACCATAAGCGGAACGTCTGCCGCGGAGGTAGGGCTGCGCGATTCGCTGCCTACAGGCGAGCTCAGGCGGTGTCTTTGGAGAGCCAGTTTCTTGGTGCAAAGCTTCGAGCTTCTGAACGTGTTCAGCGTTGGCGGATCGATGGCCCGGGACGTTCCCCCAAGCTGAGGGTTGTCTCTCCATCTATGGCCCTGTCTCAGGTGCCGGAGAAGCCCCTTGGTCTCTATGATCCATCCTTCGATAAAGATTCTTGCGGTGTTGGCTTTATCGCTGAACTCTCGGGCGAGTATAGCCGGAAAACG GTTGCTGATTCCTTGGAGATGCTGGTGAGAATGGCTCATCGTGGTGCGTGTGGCTGTGAGACCAACACAGGCGATGGTGCCGGCATCCTCGTAGCACTCCCTCACGGTTTCTTCAAGGAG GTTACCGAGGATATTGGGATTCAACTGCCACCACCCGGTCAATATGCAGTTGGCATGTTTTTCTTGCCAACGGATGACAGTCGAAGGAAGGAAAGCAAAATTGTTTTCACTAAG GTTGCAGAATCTTTGGGACATGTGGTTCTTGGTTGGCGCCCGGTACCAACAGATAACCGAGATCTGGGTGAGTCAGCTCGACAAACAGAGCCACTCATCGAACAAGTTTTCCTTACACCAAGTCCACGGTCAAGTGCTGATTTCGAGCAACAG ATGTATATACTACGGAGGGTTTCAATGGTAGCTATCCGAGCTGCCCTGAATCTGCAGCATGGTGGAGCTAGGGACTTCTATATATGCTCACTATCTTCCAG GACTGTGGTTTATAAAGGCCAGTTGAAACCTGTTCAGTTGAAGGACTACTACTATGCAGATCTCGGTGATGAAAGGTTTACAAGTTACATGGCCCTG GTCCACTCACGATTCTCCACAAACACCTTTCCTAGCTGGGATCGTGCACAACCTATGCGTGTTTTGGGTCATAATGGAGAAATCAACACATTGCGAGGAAATGTGAATTG GATGAAGGCACGAGAAGGCCTTTTAAAGTGCAAGGAACTAGGCTTATcaaagaatgaaatgaagaaacttCTTCCGATCGTGGATGCTAGCTCATCGGATTCAG ggGCATTTGATGGCGTTCTTGAACTTTTGGTCCGTGCTGGTAGAAGTCTCCCTGAAGCTGTTATGATGATGATTCCTGAGGCATGGCAGAATGACAAGAACATGGACCCTGATAGAAAGGCTTTGTATGAATATTTCTCAGCCCTCATGGAGCCCTGGGATGGACCTGCTCTAATATCTT TTACAGATGGTCGCTATCTTGGAGCAACTTTAGATCGTAATGGGCTGAGACCTGGACGGTTTTACATCACACATAGTGGACGTGTTATCATGGCTAGTGAAGTAGGTGTCGTAGACATTCCTCCTGCAGATGTGTTGAGGAAAGGAAGGCTTAACCCTGGGATGATGTTGTTAGTGGATTTTGAAAATCGTACTGTTGTTGATGATGAAGCATTGAAGAAGCAGTACTCACAAGCTAGGCCATACAGGGAATGGCTTAAGAGGCAGAAGATTTGTCTTGATGACATTGTCAATTCTATTCCTAAAAGTGACATGATTCCTCCAAACATATTTGGAACTGTACCA TCCCAGAATCATGATGAGGACATGGAAAATATGGGGATTCGTGGTCTTCTGGCACCACTCAAGGCTTTTGG CTACACTGTTGAAGCTTTGGATATGCTGTTGTTGCCTATGGCAAAAGATGCCACTGAAGCTCTAGGTTCAATGGGAAATGATGCTCCCTTGGCTGTAATGTCAAACAGAGAGAAACTTTCATTTGAGTACTTCAAGCAGATGTTTGCTCAAGTTACAAATCCACCAATTGATCCAATTCGGGAGAAAATAGTTACATCTATGGAGTGCATGGTTGGTCCAGAAGGCGATCTTACTGAAACCACTGAAGAGCAGTGCCATCGTCTCTCGTTGAAGGGGCCTCTTTTATCCATTGATGAAATGGAATCTATAAAAATGATGAACTACAGAGGTTGGCGCAGCAAAGTGCTTGACATCACGTATCCAAAAAAACATGGTCGAAAGGGTTTAGAGGAAACCTTGAATAGGATTTGCTTGGAAGCTCGTGCCGCAATCCGTGAGGGGTATACGACCCTTGTACTGTCTGACAGAG GCTTTTCGTCTGAGCGTGTTGCTGTAAGTTCCCTCTTGGCAGTTGGTGCTGTTCATCAACATCTAGTGTCAACGCTTGAAAGGACACGCATAGGGTTGCTGGTGGAATCTGCTGAGCCTCGTGAAGTACATCATTTTTGTACCCTTGTTGGATTTGGTGCAGATGCCATCTGCCCGTATTTGGCCATGGAAGCAATTTGGCGGTTGCAGATTGATGGAAAGATCCCTCCTAGAGTCGATGGTGAGTTTCATTCTCGAGAAGATCTTGTCAAGAGGTACTTCAAAGCGAGTAACTATGGAATGATGAAAGTTCTCGCTAAAATGGGGATATCCACTCTTGCATCTTACAAGGGTGCACAGATTTTTGAAGCTCTAGGTCTTTCTTCCGAGGTGATCGAGAAATGCTTCAAAGGAACCCCAAGTAGAGTTGAAGGTGCAACATTTGAAATGCTTGCCGGGGATGCCCTTTGTCTTCATGAATTGGCATTTCCAACCAGAGCTTTACCACTGGGAAGTGCAGAAGCATTGGCATTGCCTAATCCTGGGGATTACCACTGGAGAAAGGGAGGTGAAGTGCACCTTAATGATCCCCTTGCAATTGCCAAGTTACAAGAGGCAGCCAGAGCTAATAGTGTTGCAGCATACAAAGAATACTCTAGGCGTATACAGGAGCTGAACAAGACATGCAACTTGCGTGGTATACTGAAGTTTAAGGATGTCGCTGAGAAGGTTCCCTTGGATGAAGTAGAGTCTGCCAGTGAGATTGTCAAGCGTTTCTGCACGGGGGCAATGAGTTATGGTTCAATCTCGTTAGAAGCACATTCTACCCTAGCAATTGCAATGAATAAAATTGGAGGCAAATCTAATACGG GTGAGGGAGGTGAGCAACCTGCTCGTATGGAACCCCTGTCAGATGGTTCAAGGAATCCAAAGCGGAGTGCGATTAAACAAGTGGCAAGTGGTAGGTTTGGAGTGACAAGCTATTACCTCACAAACGCAGATGAGCTCCAGATAAAGATGGCTCAG GGCGCTAAGCCAGGTGAAGGAGGCGAACTTCCAGGTCATAAAGTTATTGGTGATATTGCAGTCACTAGAAATTCCACTGCCGGTGTGGGTCTTATTAGTCCTCCTCCTCACCATGATATATATTCAATTGAGGACCTTGCACAACTTATTCATGACCTTAAG AACTCGAACCCAGGTGCTCGAATCAGTGTTAAACTAGTCTCTGAGGCTGGCGTTGGGGTAATTGCTAGTGGAGTTGTAAAAGGACATGcagaccatgttttgatatctggCCATGATGGAGGTACTGGTGCCTCTCGTTGGACTGGCATTAAAAATGCAGGGCTTCCCTGGGAGCTAGGTTTGGCAGAGACACATCAAACTCTAGTTGCAAATGACCTCCGTGGCCGAACAGTCCTGCAAACTGATGGCCAGTTAAAAACAGGACGAGATGTTGCAATTGCTGCTCTACTTGGTGCAGAAGAGTTCGGTTTCAGCACTGCACCTTTAATTACTCTTGGTTGCATTATGATGAGGAAGTGTCACAAAAATACTTGCCCAGTTGGCATtgccactcaagatcctgtactTCGTGAAAAATTTGCTGGAGAGCCTGAACACGTTATAAACTTTTTCTTTATGCTGGCAGAGGAAGTTCGTGAGATTATGTCACAGCTGGGCTTTCGAACAATTAATGAGATGGTTGGTCGTGCAGACATGCTTGAAATTGACAAGGAAGTGGCCAAGAGTAATGAAAAATTGGGAAATATTGATCTGTCATTGCTGCTTAGACCTGCAGCTGATATTCGTCCAGGAGTTGCCCAATATTGCATTCAGAAACAGGATCATGGTCTGGAGATGGCATTGGATCAGGATCTCATCACTTCATCAAAAGCTGCTCTTGAAAAAGGCTTACCTGTTTATGTTGAGACACCAATCCGCAATGTAAATCGTGCAGTCGGTACCATGCTTAGTCACGAGGTCACTAAACAATATCAATTGAAAGGCTTGCCTTCAGATACCATCCATATTAAGCTAGTTGGAAGTGCTGGTCAGAGCCTAGGGGCTTTTCTCTGCCCAGGAATCACCCTTGAGCTTGAGGGTGACAGCAATGACTATGTTGGGAAAGGATTATCTGGTGGCAAAATTGTCGTTTATCCTCCAAGAGAGAGCCAATTTGACCCAAGTGAAAACATTGTTGTTGGCAATGTTGCACTATATGGAGCTACAAGTGGGGAGGCATATTTTAACGGAATGGCAGCAGAGAGATTCTGTGTCCGAAACTCAGGTGCAAGAGCAGTTGTTGAAGGTGTTGGTGATCATGGATGTGAGTACATGACTGGTGGTACAGTTGTTATTCTTGGCAAAACTGGAAGAAATTTTGCTGCTGGTATGAGTGGTGGAATTGCATATGTTTTTGATGTGGATGGGATGTTTCACACAAAATGCAATCCTGAATTGGTTGATCTTGAAAAGATTGAAGATGGAGAAGATATCACAACCTTGAGAATGATGATACAACAACATCAGCGCCATACCAGCAGTGTGTTGGCAAGAGAAGTCCTCTCCAACTTTGACTCTCTGCTGCCTAAGTTTGTTAAAGTATTTCCAAGAGATTATAAAAGAATTGTTCAGAACTTGAAGATAGAACAAGCAGCCAAAGAATCTGAGGAGCAAGAAGAAAAGGAGCTGATGGAGAAGGATGCatttgaagaactcaagaaaatggCAGCAGCATCTTTGAACGGGAAG AAAGCGGAAGGTTTGGCTGCAGCAAAAAGGCCAACACAGGTTGATAATGCTGTCAAGCATCGAGGTTTTATTGCTTATGAGCGGCAGGGTATCTCATACAGGGACCCTAATGATAGAATCAAAGATTGGAAAGAAGTTGCCACAGAATCAAAACCTGGGCCACTAATGAAAACCCAATCTGCTCGCTGCATGGACTGTGGAACTCCCTTTTGTCATCAG GAGAACTCTGGTTGCCCTCTTGGAAATAAGATACCAGAATTTAATGAACTGGTCCATCAAAATAGGTGGCGAGAAGCCTTAGATAGGCTTTTGGAGACAAATAACTTCCCAGAATTTACTGGTCGAGTTTGCCCTGCTCCTTGTGAAGGATCATGTGTTCTTGGCATCATTGAGAATCCTGTATCTATTAAAAGCATAGAGTGTGCCATCATAGACAAGGCATTTGAAGAAGGATGGATGGTACCTCGTCCTCCACAAAAGAGAACAGG GAAGAGAGTTGCCATTGTTGGTAGTGGTCCAGCCGGTCTTGCTGCAGCTGATCAGCTAAATAAAATGGGTCACCTGGTCACTGTTTACGAACGTGCTGATCGCATCGGTGGTCTAATGATGTATGGAGTTCCAAACATGAAGGCTGACAAGGTTGATGTTGTTCAACGCCGTGTAGACCTGATGACTAGGGAAGGCATTAACTTTATGGTGAATGCTAATGTTGGAGTTGACCCCATGTACTCCCTCAACCATCTCCGTGCTGAGAATGATGCCATCGTGTTGGCTTGCGGAGCTACAAAGCCAAG GGATCTTCCTGTTCCTGGAAGAGAACTATCTGGAGTTCACTTTGCTATGGAGTTTCTCCATGCAAACACCAAAAGCTTGCTTGATAGCAATCTGCAGGATGGTAAATACTTGTCTGCTAAGGGGAAGAAGGTGGTTGTGATAGGTGGTGGAGACACAGGAACAGATTGTATTGCAACATCTATCCGACATGGCTGCACCAACATGATCAATCTAGAACTCCTTCCAGAGCCACCTCAAAAACGAGCACCAGGCAATCCATGGCCACAG TGGCCTCGCATTTTTCGAGTAGATTATGGTCATCAAGAAGCATCAGCCAAGTTCGGAAAAGACCCACGATCCTATGAGGTCCTGACTAAACGATTCGTGGGAGACAAAAGTGGAGTTGTCAAAGGCCTTGAGGTGGTCCGTGTACATTGGGCAAAGGATAGTAGTGGCAAATTCCAGTTTGAGGAAATCAAGGGTTCGGAGGAGATTATAGAGGCTGACCTGGTTCTTTTAGCCATGGGTTTCCTTGGTCCAGAGTCG ACGATTGCTGATCAGCTGGGCTTGGAGCGGGACAACAGGTCGAACTTCAAGGCAGAGTACGGGCGTTTCTCGACCAGCGTAGATGGGGTGTTTGCTGCAGGAGACTGTCGACGAGGCCAGTCGCTTGTCGTTTGGGCCATTAACGAGGGCCGTCAAACTGCCTCCCAGGTGGACAAGTATCTGATGAAAGATGTGAATACTTGTAGCAAGGAGAACCCTGTCTCCAGTGAAGATTTAGTCCACAGAGTGACTGCCTAG